A part of Rhinatrema bivittatum chromosome 16, aRhiBiv1.1, whole genome shotgun sequence genomic DNA contains:
- the ETV3 gene encoding ETS translocation variant 3 isoform X2, translating to MKTGCSIVEKPKGGADWAYKAESSPGSRQIQLWHFILELLQKEEFRHVIAWQQGEYGEFVIKDPDEVARLWGRRKCKPQMNYDKLSRALRYYYNKRILHKTKGKRFTYKFNFNKLVMPNYPFINIRPNGAVPQSAPPVPSASSRFHFPPLDPRSPTDDAQASRFPAGPLLQPAHDPHPGLADRKPNPAELDDLSSDWQRGADLLASRNAITSSLGVPQQKRKPEIVLPLFARPGMYPDPHSPFSVSPLPGRGGVLNVPISPALSLTPTVFSYSPSPGLSPAFPGGNCFTFNPEEMKHYLQSQACSVFNYHLSPRTFPRYPGLFMPPPQRPLHPEEQPAFPIKLQPPPVGRKHRERRESAGDVGAMPPAPQKMKVEPVSDEEPESQDFPPQGEDPSKLRPNVIVEGGERASVFAKPPPPSWSAAAAPPPSAAPALANPASQATPEPAGEDRGACREAAMEVGSPEKKEESSMPAKLRLKRLWNGERQAEGGEERESGKFSFCAPSFGPAPVTAGPKVAADA from the exons ATGAAGACTGGCTGCAGCATCGTGGAGAAGCCAAAAGGAGGGGCAG ACTGGGCGTACAAGGCGGAGTCGAGCCCGGGGTCCCGGCAGATCCAGCTCTGGCACTTCATCCTGGAGCTGCTGCAGAAGGAGGAGTTCCGCCACGTCATCGCCTGGCAGCAGGGCGAGTACGGGGAGTTCGTCATCAAGGACCCGGACGAGGTGGCGCGCCTGTGGGGCCGGAGGAAGTGCAAACCCCAGATGAACTACGACAAGCTGAGCCGGGCCCTCAG ATATTACTATAACAAGAGGATCCTTCACAAAACCAAAGGCAAAAGGTTTACGTACAAGTTTAACTTCAATAAGCTGGTGATGCCCAACTACCCGTTCATCAACATAAGACCCAACG GTGCAGTCCCGCAGAGTGCCCCGCCAGTTCCCTCGGCCTCCTCCCGCTTTCATTTCCCACCCTTGGATCCGCGCTCCCCCACCGACGACGCCCAGGCGAGCCGGTTCCCCGCCGGCCCTCTGCTGCAGCCCGCCCACGACCCTCACCCCGGCCTCGCTGACCGCAAGCCTAACCCGGCCGAGCTGGACGACCTCTCCTCAGATTGGCAGCGCGGCGCGGACCTCCTGGCCTCCCGGAACGCGATCACCTCTAGCCTCGGCGTGCCGCAGCAGAAACGCAAGCCAGAAATCGTGCTCCCGCTGTTCGCCAGGCCTGGAATGTACCCTGACCCACACAGCCCTTTCTCCGTGTCGCCTCTGCCAGGACGTGGCGGGGTCCTCAATGTCCCCATctccccagctctctctctcacccccacagtTTTCTCCTACAGCCCCTCTCCCGGCCTGAGTCCCGCCTTTCCGGGGGGCAACTGCTTCACCTTTAACCCTGAGGAGATGAAGCACTACCTCCAGTCTCAAGCATGTTCAGTGTTCAACTACCATCTGAGCCCACGGACTTTTCCCAGGTACCCAGGGCTGTTTATGCCGCCCCCTCAGCGACCGTTGCACCCCGAGGAGCAGCCCGCCTTCCCCATCAAGCTGCAGCCGCCCCCCGTGGGGCGCAAGCACCGAGAGCGGCGCGAAAGCGCGGGGGATGTCGGCGCCATGCCTCCCGCCCCCCAGAAGATGAAAGTGGAGCCCGTCTCCGACGAGGAGCCAGAGAGCCAAGACTTCCCACCCCAAGGAGAGGATCCCAGCAAGCTGAGGCCGAACGTCATCgtggaagggggggagagggccTCCGTGTTTGCCAAGCCCCCGCCCCCGTCCTGGtcagctgccgctgcccccccgcccTCCGCGGCGCCAGCCCTGGCAAACCCGGCCAGCCAGGCGACCCCCGAGCCAGCCGGAGAGGACAGAGGAGCCTGCCGGGAGGCGGCCATGGAAGTGGGCAGCCcagagaagaaggaggagagcTCCATGCCGGCAAAGCTGCGCCTGAAACGACTCTGGAACGGGGAGCGGCAGGCGgagggcggggaggagagggagagcggCAAGTTCAGCTTCTGCGCCCCCAGCTTTGGCCCCGCCCCCGTCACGGCAGGGCCCAAGGTGGCCGCCGACGCCTAA
- the ETV3 gene encoding ETS translocation variant 3 isoform X1, whose amino-acid sequence MKTGCSIVEKPKGGAGYHFPDWAYKAESSPGSRQIQLWHFILELLQKEEFRHVIAWQQGEYGEFVIKDPDEVARLWGRRKCKPQMNYDKLSRALRYYYNKRILHKTKGKRFTYKFNFNKLVMPNYPFINIRPNGAVPQSAPPVPSASSRFHFPPLDPRSPTDDAQASRFPAGPLLQPAHDPHPGLADRKPNPAELDDLSSDWQRGADLLASRNAITSSLGVPQQKRKPEIVLPLFARPGMYPDPHSPFSVSPLPGRGGVLNVPISPALSLTPTVFSYSPSPGLSPAFPGGNCFTFNPEEMKHYLQSQACSVFNYHLSPRTFPRYPGLFMPPPQRPLHPEEQPAFPIKLQPPPVGRKHRERRESAGDVGAMPPAPQKMKVEPVSDEEPESQDFPPQGEDPSKLRPNVIVEGGERASVFAKPPPPSWSAAAAPPPSAAPALANPASQATPEPAGEDRGACREAAMEVGSPEKKEESSMPAKLRLKRLWNGERQAEGGEERESGKFSFCAPSFGPAPVTAGPKVAADA is encoded by the exons ATGAAGACTGGCTGCAGCATCGTGGAGAAGCCAAAAGGAGGGGCAG gcTATCATTTCCCAGACTGGGCGTACAAGGCGGAGTCGAGCCCGGGGTCCCGGCAGATCCAGCTCTGGCACTTCATCCTGGAGCTGCTGCAGAAGGAGGAGTTCCGCCACGTCATCGCCTGGCAGCAGGGCGAGTACGGGGAGTTCGTCATCAAGGACCCGGACGAGGTGGCGCGCCTGTGGGGCCGGAGGAAGTGCAAACCCCAGATGAACTACGACAAGCTGAGCCGGGCCCTCAG ATATTACTATAACAAGAGGATCCTTCACAAAACCAAAGGCAAAAGGTTTACGTACAAGTTTAACTTCAATAAGCTGGTGATGCCCAACTACCCGTTCATCAACATAAGACCCAACG GTGCAGTCCCGCAGAGTGCCCCGCCAGTTCCCTCGGCCTCCTCCCGCTTTCATTTCCCACCCTTGGATCCGCGCTCCCCCACCGACGACGCCCAGGCGAGCCGGTTCCCCGCCGGCCCTCTGCTGCAGCCCGCCCACGACCCTCACCCCGGCCTCGCTGACCGCAAGCCTAACCCGGCCGAGCTGGACGACCTCTCCTCAGATTGGCAGCGCGGCGCGGACCTCCTGGCCTCCCGGAACGCGATCACCTCTAGCCTCGGCGTGCCGCAGCAGAAACGCAAGCCAGAAATCGTGCTCCCGCTGTTCGCCAGGCCTGGAATGTACCCTGACCCACACAGCCCTTTCTCCGTGTCGCCTCTGCCAGGACGTGGCGGGGTCCTCAATGTCCCCATctccccagctctctctctcacccccacagtTTTCTCCTACAGCCCCTCTCCCGGCCTGAGTCCCGCCTTTCCGGGGGGCAACTGCTTCACCTTTAACCCTGAGGAGATGAAGCACTACCTCCAGTCTCAAGCATGTTCAGTGTTCAACTACCATCTGAGCCCACGGACTTTTCCCAGGTACCCAGGGCTGTTTATGCCGCCCCCTCAGCGACCGTTGCACCCCGAGGAGCAGCCCGCCTTCCCCATCAAGCTGCAGCCGCCCCCCGTGGGGCGCAAGCACCGAGAGCGGCGCGAAAGCGCGGGGGATGTCGGCGCCATGCCTCCCGCCCCCCAGAAGATGAAAGTGGAGCCCGTCTCCGACGAGGAGCCAGAGAGCCAAGACTTCCCACCCCAAGGAGAGGATCCCAGCAAGCTGAGGCCGAACGTCATCgtggaagggggggagagggccTCCGTGTTTGCCAAGCCCCCGCCCCCGTCCTGGtcagctgccgctgcccccccgcccTCCGCGGCGCCAGCCCTGGCAAACCCGGCCAGCCAGGCGACCCCCGAGCCAGCCGGAGAGGACAGAGGAGCCTGCCGGGAGGCGGCCATGGAAGTGGGCAGCCcagagaagaaggaggagagcTCCATGCCGGCAAAGCTGCGCCTGAAACGACTCTGGAACGGGGAGCGGCAGGCGgagggcggggaggagagggagagcggCAAGTTCAGCTTCTGCGCCCCCAGCTTTGGCCCCGCCCCCGTCACGGCAGGGCCCAAGGTGGCCGCCGACGCCTAA